A window of Primulina tabacum isolate GXHZ01 chromosome 4, ASM2559414v2, whole genome shotgun sequence contains these coding sequences:
- the LOC142543398 gene encoding LOW QUALITY PROTEIN: protein ABCI12, chloroplastic (The sequence of the model RefSeq protein was modified relative to this genomic sequence to represent the inferred CDS: deleted 1 base in 1 codon), translated as MSCLSSSAPASIATQSVLSPMNSKLLSCHLKLLLVNPSLSSFRTFKFPRIILNQILQHRHLCKRLRYHVKCKANDNNEAIGGPKNWEKWIPTNLFAAEKVFGAIAGTTSSPLAQYISSPTTFLHTVDPRIKMAWLLALVILPARSDTTIRLGIVIYLALLSVWVQPTEVWMDQLGRVSLLCGILFVFLGLSTDSAPSLLCSRNPPSSLTRLPTLPVSFERYRYVIMKLGPLLLTSKGLSAATTAACLTFTIFQSASLCLTTTTSEQLAFALQWFIRPLSRLGVPVSEVILTLLLSLRFINLVFDEVRNVALGIISRRIRWKELTTLETIDVFFAYIRRIFKNIYSHAEQISQAMIVRGFRGDCDSHKVLLTAGASTLIANIVSLFCLVGLIGATTLSR; from the exons ATGTCCTGCTTAAGTTCCTCCGCTCCAGCTTCCATCGCTACCCAATCCGTCCTCTCACCCATGAATTCGAAGTTGCTTAGTTGCCATCTAAAATTACTTCTCGTGAATCCATCTCTTTCTTCATTCCGCACTTTTAAGTTTCCTCGAATAATCTTGAACCAAATATTACAACACCGCCACCTCTGTAAAAGATTAAGATACCATGTGAAGTGTAAG GCAAATGACAACAATGAAGCAATTGGGGGCCCTAAAAACTGGGAAAAATGGATTCCCACGAATCTTTTTGCTGCTGAGAAAGTGTTTGGAGCCATAGCTGGAACAACTTCTAGTCCCCTAGCTCAGTACATATCTTCTCCCACCACTTTTTTGCACACTGTAGACCCCAGAATCAAGATG GCATGGCTACTTGCGCTTGTTATTTTACCAGCAAGATCAGATACAACAATTCGTCTGGGGATAGTTATCTATCTTGCCTTATTGTCCGTGTGGGTTCAGCCTACTGAGGTGTGGATG GATCAATTGGGAAGAGTGTCTCTGCTCTGTGGTATCTTATTTGTATTCTTGGGGCTTAGTACTGATAGTGCACCTTCCCTTCTGTGTTCAAGAAACCCACCATCTTCACTGACAAGATTGCCGACTCTTCCAGTATCTTTTGAACGTTATAGATACGTGATAATGAAGTTGGGTCCCCTATTACTAACCAGTAAAGGCCTTTCAGCAGCTACTACAGCAGCATGTTTAACATTTACA ATCTTCCAAAGTGCAAGTCTTTGTTTAACAACAACAACATCAGAGCAGCTTGCATTTGCTTTGCAATGGTTTATTCGCCCTCTGTCTCGCCTTGGTGTCCCGGTGTCTGAAGTCATACTTACTCTCCTGCTTTCATTAAGATTCATCAATCTAGTGTTTGATGAG GTCCGCAATGTGGCTTTAGGAATTATATCTCGCAGGATAAGATGGAAAGAGTTGACGACGCTAGAGACAATTGATG TTTTCTTCGCATATATTCGTCGGATCTTCAAAAATATTTACAGCCATGCAGAACAGATATCCCAG GCAATGATTGTGAGAGGATTTCGAGGAGACTGTGATTCTCACAAAGTACTCTTGACGGCTGGCGCATCTACATTGATAGCTAACATTGTTTCTCTGTTTTGTCTTGTTGGTCTAATAGGTGCTACAACTTTGTCCAGATAG